From a single bacterium genomic region:
- a CDS encoding ring-cleaving dioxygenase, with the protein MRKSLHGIHHITAISSDPQANFDFYTRLLGLRMVKQTINYDDPSVYHLYFGDRVGSPGSILTFFPFPNAQAGKVGNGQVGAIGYSISADSIEFWVERFSRLGISFDGPFKRFDHEVISFKDSDGLPLELIADSNRSGVYWTESSLPSAHAIKRFSSTTLLLNNADPTSSLITDVLGFEMVATEGNRTRFAAGTGEDRQLVDIVANPEARRGVPGPGTVHHIAWRCLDADQADWRKAVEANGYNVTPIIDRNYFHSIYFREKGGILFEVATDEPGFAVDQTESELGSRLSLPPWLESRREDIIRQLPPLTTIGQQVS; encoded by the coding sequence ATGCGAAAAAGTCTTCACGGCATACATCATATCACAGCAATTTCGAGTGACCCTCAAGCCAATTTTGATTTCTATACCAGGCTCCTCGGGTTGCGAATGGTCAAACAGACGATCAACTACGATGACCCGAGCGTGTATCATCTTTACTTTGGTGATCGCGTCGGCTCTCCGGGTTCAATCCTGACGTTTTTCCCCTTCCCTAATGCGCAGGCCGGCAAGGTTGGAAATGGCCAGGTCGGTGCAATTGGCTACTCGATATCCGCTGATTCGATTGAGTTTTGGGTAGAGCGATTCTCGCGACTTGGAATCAGCTTCGACGGACCGTTCAAGCGATTTGATCACGAAGTGATTTCATTCAAAGATAGCGATGGTTTGCCCCTCGAGCTTATCGCCGACTCGAATCGTTCTGGAGTTTACTGGACCGAATCCTCGTTACCTTCTGCTCACGCAATCAAACGATTCAGTTCAACGACCTTGCTGCTCAACAACGCTGACCCAACAAGCAGTCTGATCACTGACGTTCTTGGATTCGAAATGGTTGCGACTGAAGGTAACCGCACTCGCTTTGCTGCCGGTACGGGCGAGGACCGTCAACTGGTAGACATCGTCGCAAATCCAGAAGCGAGACGTGGAGTTCCCGGTCCTGGTACCGTCCATCATATCGCTTGGCGCTGTCTTGATGCCGATCAGGCGGACTGGCGAAAGGCAGTTGAGGCAAACGGGTATAACGTCACGCCGATTATCGATCGCAACTACTTCCACTCAATCTACTTCCGCGAGAAAGGCGGTATACTCTTTGAAGTCGCTACCGACGAGCCGGGATTCGCTGTAGATCAGACCGAATCAGAGCTTGGATCAAGGCTGTCATTGCCGCCGTGGCTCGAATCACGTCGGGAAGACATCATTCGTCAACTCCCGCCGTTAACGACAATCGGCCAACAAGTATCATGA
- a CDS encoding alpha/beta hydrolase: MKNQLSYIHEFLPARDDNNDVTLLLLHGTGGTQFDLIPVGERLMPTASLLSPLGNVSENGMARYFRRLSPGVFDLDDLRYRTRELAQFVESAVKSYELNKNRVVAAGYSNGANMAASLLLLSPETLHAAVLFRPMVPFVPTVIPNLEGVNILICGGRHDEVVAPEEAIRLSELLHEAGGIVSIHWTDAGHGLTSQEIAYARDWLGEKLSIKS, translated from the coding sequence ATGAAAAATCAGCTCTCTTACATCCATGAGTTCCTGCCGGCACGCGATGACAATAATGACGTTACACTGCTGCTGCTTCACGGAACAGGTGGAACACAGTTTGATTTGATTCCAGTAGGCGAACGTCTTATGCCGACCGCTTCACTTCTTAGTCCATTGGGCAATGTTTCTGAAAATGGGATGGCACGCTATTTTCGCCGACTCTCGCCCGGAGTCTTCGATCTGGATGATTTGCGTTATCGTACCCGGGAATTGGCTCAGTTTGTAGAGTCTGCGGTGAAATCCTATGAGTTGAACAAGAATCGCGTGGTTGCGGCCGGATACTCAAATGGCGCCAATATGGCCGCCAGTCTATTGCTGCTGTCACCCGAGACATTGCATGCGGCCGTGCTCTTTCGCCCTATGGTGCCGTTTGTTCCCACAGTGATACCCAACCTCGAAGGAGTTAACATCCTGATCTGCGGGGGGCGCCACGATGAAGTCGTGGCTCCCGAGGAAGCCATACGCTTGTCCGAACTTCTCCACGAAGCGGGCGGTATCGTGAGCATACACTGGACCGATGCCGGCCATGGCTTAACCTCTCAGGAAATTGCTTACGCGCGCGATTGGCTTGGCGAAAAGTTGAGTATCAAGAGTTAG